In a genomic window of Drosophila takahashii strain IR98-3 E-12201 chromosome 3L, DtakHiC1v2, whole genome shotgun sequence:
- the Vps11 gene encoding vacuolar protein sorting-associated protein 11 homolog, producing the protein MDKDKRVSEWKKVHLFNIIALPFVKCPSAAEISCYCFYESKSTTEEMKIRIVICDQNGNILVYLSNWECITFKSQARRDTITLCSLTLNNWLATVTSDSNYGIHIDIYDLKRLTKNQGAPIIASAYFQVTSTASCINAEVIDDKLLLLAIGFENGDMILHYGKINRIFSANIRQHTVSGYAINGIHFNISDWQSDPPTHGMFVTCLQGVYYFMLKEKSCIDQTLILDNDKGNFNHCSTMRKPGEDGFEESMLVVGREDAVYCYTREGRGPCFAIEGTKKHLAWVGHYLIVTAKKSILKQNISTLIVVDTENKIIVFQKQLQELFHITGENDFFYIISNSHVSNKCNVILLQQLNMCNKIRLLIEKNLYDVALRLLHREGSTYSQEAALVRFQYGNYLLLKGDISRAVKEFIKTIGFIKPYSVISKLLCSRYNSYLKEYLSEWNKINKTSNSYTKLIECCIKREQIKHEIQQISDNNKILNCTSSPELKQLSNLSKMYFECKIRNQSQVEEEHLLHRFLEYGPEKLLVSPTTYLENIKFENVNTPENILSFLSMLPDQSDYRSKVLAEIIEKFPNCNENLYFYLLLLYLVLWQKKQVTTSYVLNFVKKKGLRLDRVLIICRLYSFFDGIQEMNNNQQNDDALQHEAVNKCIHTLIENNPKGSLNCNISKRTFLIMLKSSCSNDKVKALRIKPLLREKIIRDIVDSANEVQLIANFNDKIRRSSLMLSLYTNNPMEFRNDSCDICRETLTTQSIYFLCQHSYHKECLSYNSTKRREEVICVVCKTKKNLLNIKSAININSDSSNIISGIAKVLAIGTKKIENKIMIKKYVKTISESNDKNKGQGKNESVSLNNPFD; encoded by the coding sequence atggaTAAGGATAAAAGGGTATCGGAATGGAAAAAAGTTCATCTCTTTAACATAATCGCATTACCATTTGTAAAATGTCCGTCAGCGGCGGAAATATCGTGCTACTGCTTTTACGAGTCGAAATCAACCACAGAGGAAATGAAAATAAGAATTGTAATATGTGATCAAAACGGAAATATTCTTGTATACCTTTCGAATTGGGAATGTATTACCTTTAAATCTCAAGCCAGACGGGATACTATCACTCTGTGCTCCCTTACATTAAATAACTGGCTTGCAACTGTTACATCGGATTCTAATTATGGTATTCACATTGATATATACGATTTGAAAAGATTAACCAAAAATCAAGGAGCTCCGATAATTGCATCGGCATACTTTCAAGTTACAAGTACTGCTTCATGCATTAACGCAGAAGTCATCGATgataaattacttttattaGCCATAGGCTTCGAGAATGGTGATATGATTCTGCATTACGGGAAAATTAACCGAATTTTTTCTGCAAATATTCGACAGCATACTGTATCTGGATATGCAATAAATGGAATACATTTTAACATCAGTGACTGGCAATCAGATCCGCCAACTCATGGCATGTTTGTTACATGTCTTCAAGGAGTTTACTATTTTATGTTAAAAGAGAAAAGCTGTATAGATCAAACTTTAATACTCGATAATGATAAAGGCAATTTCAACCACTGCAGTACGATGCGCAAGCCTGGAGAAGACGGTTTTGAAGAGTCCATGTTGGTAGTGGGACGGGAAGATGCTGTATATTGCTATACCCGTGAGGGAAGAGGGCCTTGTTTTGCCATTGAAGGCACAAAGAAACATCTTGCGTGGGTAGGTCATTACCTTATTGTCACcgcaaaaaaatctattttaaagcaaaacatctctactcttattgttgtagatacagaaaacaaaattatagttTTTCAAAAGCAATTACAAGAGTTGTTTCACATAACCGGtgaaaatgattttttctatattataaGCAATTCCCATGTCTCAAACAAATGTAATGTAATTTTGTTACAGCAGCTGAATATGTGCAATAAAATACGCctattaattgaaaaaaatttgtacGATGTTGCACTGAGATTATTACATCGAGAAGGCAGTACTTACTCACAGGAAGCCGCTTTAGTACGGTTTCAATACGGAAATTATTTACTACTAAAAGGCGACATAAGTAGAGCagttaaagaatttattaaaactattGGTTTTATTAAGCCGTATTCTGTAATTTCAAAACTCTTGTGCTCGAGATACAATAGTTATTTAAAGGAATACTTATCTGAATGgaacaaaattaataagacTTCAAACAGTTATACAAAACTTATTGAATGTTGCATTAAGCGTGAACAAATTAAGCATGAAATACAGCAGATATcagataataataaaatcttaaattgtaCAAGCAGTCCGGAATTAAAACAACTATCcaatttatcaaaaatgtatttcgaatgtaaaattcgaaatcagAGCCAAGTTGAAGAAGAACATTTATTACATCGATTTTTAGAATATGGACCAGAAAAGCTTTTAGTAAGTCCCACTACTTATTTGGAgaatataaaatttgaaaatgttaaTACACCAGAAAATATTCTTTCGTTTTTGTCCATGCTGCCAGATCAAAGCGACTATCGTTCCAAAGTGTTGGCCGAAATTATTGAAAAGTTTCCAAATTGTAACGAAaacttatatttttacttacttCTTCTTTATCTTGTACTgtggcaaaaaaaacaagttacTACGAgctatgttttaaattttgtaaaaaaaaaaggtctgCGTTTGGATAgggttttaattatttgtagactttattcattttttgatGGAATACAAGAAATGAATAACAACCAACAGAATGATGATGCACTGCAACATGAAGctgtaaataaatgtatacatacattaattgaaaataatccgAAAGGTTctttaaattgtaatataaGTAAAAGAACATTTCTTATTATGTTAAAAAGTTCTTGCTCAAATGATAAAGTAAAAGCATTACGGATTAAACCATTACTTAGGGAAAAAATTATTCGCGATATTGTTGATTCAGCAAATGAAGTACAGttaattgcaaattttaaTGATAAGATAAGGAGATCTAGTTTGATGCTCTCTCTCTATACAAACAATCCAATGGAATTTCGTAATGATTCATGTGATATCTGTCGTGAGACGTTGACTACGCagtcaatttattttctttgtcaACATTCCTACCATAAAGAATGCCTTAGCTACAATTCGACAAAACGTCGGGAGGAAGTAATATGTGTTGTttgcaaaactaaaaaaaatttgttgaacATAAAAAGtgccataaatattaattctgATTCCTCAAATATCATTTCTGGGATTGCAAAAGTGTTGGCAATAGgaactaaaaaaatagaaaataaaattatgattaaaaaatatgtgaaaacCATATCGGAAAGTAATGACAAGAATAAAGGCCAAGGCAAAAATGAATCCGTTTCATTAAATAATCCTTTCGATTGa
- the LOC138912955 gene encoding uncharacterized protein has translation MPLTADSDVTKTLGVVWLPGKDYFQFRLDDSFLDLRATKRNMLSVTARLFDALGLLCPLVTRAKMLLQELWLRKLDWDESLPMQLQTSWEAFKGTLSQLPKIKVSRFVHTDAKVPEEIHGFADASMRAYEACIYVRTSTAEGLYDGR, from the coding sequence ATGCCGCTAACGGCAGACTCAGACGTAACTAAAACCCTTGGCGTGGTTTGGTTGCCGGGTAAagattactttcaatttcggtTGGATGACTCTTTCCTGGATCTTCGTGCGACAAAACGAAACATGCTGTCGGTGACTGCCCGACTTTTCGATGCGCTTGGCCTATTGTGCCCTCTAGTGACtagggcaaaaatgttgttgcagGAACTGTGGCTTCGAAAGTTAGACTGGGACGAGTCGCTGCCGATGCAACTGCAGACATCTTGGGAAGCTTTTAAGGGAACGCTGTCGCAGCTGCCCAAGATCAAGGTATCGCGattcgttcatacagacgccaAAGTCCCGGAAGAAATACATGGTTTCGCTGACGCTTCCATGCGAGCGTATGAAGCGTGCATCTACGTTCGCACTAGTACCGCTGAAGgtttatatgatggacgttga